The Sporosarcina ureae genomic sequence ATAGTAGTGCTCCCCTCAATTCTTGTGTTCCAATTAATAGTTTAAATCCATAATGGAATGATATCGATTCCCGTTTTTTCATTTAGACCATATTGGATATTCATATTTTGTATAGCTTGTCCTGCGGCCCCTTTCACCACATTATCAATGACTGCTATAATCGTTGCTTGATTTGTTCGTGGATCTACTTTGACATGTATATCGCAATAATTAGAGCCATATACCTGTTTTGTACTGATTCTTTGCACATCTGTCAAAATCCGAACAAACGGACTGTCTTTATATGTTTCTTGCAAGCAATTTATCAGCTGTTCTTGCGTTACTTGTCCATTTACTTTCGCATAGCTCGTCGTCATGATACCTCTTGTCATGGGAACCAGATGCGTAGTGAACGTAATGGGTTCAGGCTGATCAGCAAATGCATTCATTGCTTGTTCAATTTCTGGTATATGCTGATGCTGATGAATCTTATATATAGAGAAATTTTCATTCGTTTCACTGAAATGAGTCGCCTGGCTCGGCTTATTGCCTGCACCAGATACACCACTTTTTGCATCGATAATTAATCGGCTACCGTCAATCAGTTTATTTTTCAATAACGGAAGTAAAGATAGTAGAACTGCTGTCGGGTAACACCCTGGATTCGCAATGATTTCCGCATCAGCAATATGCTGCTTATTCCATTCAGGGAGTCCATATACACTTTTCTCCAAGTGTTCAAGTGGCGGTGCATCTTTTTGATACCACTGTTCAAAAGTTGCTTGATCTTTCAGTCTAAAATCTCCCGAGAGGTCAATTAATTTAGCACCTGCGCCTACTAATGAAGGTAGTAATTTAGTGGTAACGCCAGCCGGTGTACTGAAAAACACTGTATCCAACTTGCTAATATGTTCAGGTTCTATAGCCTTCATCGGCTGATCGTGAATATTCACGAGATGTGGATACTTTTGGGAAAAGACCGCCCCCACTTCTGAGGAAGTGTATAAATCAATCTGTTCAATTTCCGGATGGTTTTGTAGTAACCGTATCAATTCTAGGCCACCATATCCAGACGCTCCTACGATTCCAACCTTCAACGCCATCACCTCTTTATTCATTAAACACAAGTATACGTATGTATAATTATAAAGTCAACTGTATTTTTATTTATTAACAGTCAATTTATAAATTCTCTTTCTGTTCTTATTAAAAAGGGCTTATAGAAATGCTATAACTTCCCCTTCACTATATGTTATTATTATGGAGGGTATAATATGATCAAATGAAGAATAAACTTTCAGGAGGCTATTATGGTAGATTTATTAAAACTATCCGGTAAAAACATTGTGATTATGGGTGTTGCAAATGAACGTAGTATTGGTTGGGGAGTAGCAAAAGCATTATTCTCAGTCGGTGCGAATGTCATTTTCACATACCGTAAAGATCGCTCTCGTGATAAATTAGAAAAAGCATTAGCTAAAAGTGAATTTACAGCCACACAAATTGTACAATGTGATGTAAATAGTGATGAAAGTATCGAGCAGGCTTTCAAAGCGATTGGCGAGCATGTTGGTGTTATTCATGGAGTAGTCCACTCCATCGCATTTGCACATCAACAAGATTTGCATAATCCTTTCGTGGAAACGACTCGTGAAGGATATGCATTCGCACAAGATTCCAGTGCATATTCATTGGTGGCAGCAGCACGTGAAGCCCGTCATTACATGACAGAAGGTGGAGCGATTATTACGATGAGTTATTTAGGAGCAGAACGAGTTCTTGAAGGCTATAATGTAATGGGTGTTGCAAAAGCAGCTCTTGAAGCTTCTGTACGCTACTTGGCATCAGAGCTAGGTGAAAAAAATATTCGCGTCAACGCGATTTCTGCCGGTGCGGTTCGAACATTGTCCGCAAAGGGTGTTCCTTCCTTTAATACAATCCTCAGTCAAATTGAGGAACGTGCGCCATTAAAACGTAACGTCATGCCTGAAGAAGTCTCGGATATGACGGTGGCGATGCTAAGTAATTTATCGAGTGGTGTGACAGGTGAAGTCATCTATGTAGATGCCGGCTACCACATTATGGGATAATCTTATGAAGGATTCTCTTAGGAGAATCCTTTTTCATGGGCACTTTCCATTAACATGCAATTAATTATCGAAATACATACACTTTTCAAAGTACCTCAGGAGGAATTCCAAATGAATAGATTTACAAAACTCGATACGTTCAAACTAGGGCTGACGATGTTTGCCCTCTTTTTCGGTGCAGGAAATATGATTTTTCCACCACTACTTGGTCAACTAGCAGGAACGCAAACATGGATTACGCTGGCTGGTTTTTTAATAACGGGAGTGGGTCTTCCCTATCTTGGCATAATTGCAGTAACTATGAGCGGTAATCAATTAAGCGATTTAGCCGGAAGAGCATCACCTTTATTCGCTATGATATTTCCATTCGTTATATATTTAGCACTTGGACCGTTTTTCGGTGTTCCGCGTACAGCGACTGTTTCATTTGAAATTGCCGTTTCTCCATTTGTGCCGGATTCGTATGCTAGGTTAGCATTGGCGCTGTTTTCCATTCTATTTTTTGCAGTGACGATTTGGCTGTCATTTAAGCCAAATAAAATAGTCGATCGTTTCGGTAGTATTTTAACTCCCATATTGCTAGCTATCGTAACGCTTATTGTGGTGACGGGTATTATCAACCCAGTGGGTGAAGCGGGCGCACCGCAAGGATCTTATGCAGAAGATTACTTTTATAAAGGATTTATTGAAGGTTACGGAACAATGGACGCAATGGCAGCGCTCGTCTTCGCTATTATCGTAATAAATGCCGTGAAAGCGAAAGGTATTACAGATAGAAAAGCCATTACTTCCATTACAATGAAAGCGGGATCCATTGCAGTACTCGGGCTGAGTTTTGTCTATGCTGGATTAGCCTATTTAGGGATGACGAGCCGCTCCGTAGCAGAAGGCGCAGCAAACGGTGGAGATATTTTAGCTAAACTTGCATATGCTTTGATGGGGAATAACGGATTATACTTACTTGGACTTGCAGTAACACTAGCTTGCTTAACAACTTCTGTTGGATTGACTACCGCTAGCGCTACATACCTTTCCAAAGTCGTACCTAAGATCTCTTATAAAGCATTTGTATTTATTATTTGTTCTTTTTCCATGATAGTTGCGAATGTTGGCCTCACGCAGTTGCTTGCCGTGACTATTCCCGTACTAGTCGGAGTGTATCCGCTAGCCATTGTCTTAATAACTTTCAGATTGTTACACCCGTTATTTAAAGGCTATCATGAAGTATATAATTACGGTTTACTAGCAGCAGGTCTTATTGGATTCTTTGACGTACTACGTGCATTCAATATCGATCTGGTACCGGTTACATATATATTGGAATTCTTACCATTATATGAACAAGGGGTCGGCTGGATTTTACCTGCTATAGTGTTTGGCGCAATAGGTTATATTGTGGCATCTGTTCAAGGTAAGCCTCGTGTCGAATAGTAAAAAGCCTGCGGACATTCCGCAGGCTTTTTACGTGTTTGTTATGGATCAGTTTTACTGAGAACGTACAAACTAATCTCATTTCCAGAATTACTGTTCTTTCATCAATCCTTTATTGCCTTTTAAAATAATAGATTCATAATCGATGTATTCATAGATGTCGTCTTCGATATGGTCGCTAAATTTTTGGAGTTCACCCACAGTCAAATCTTCAATCGCTTTGTTTCCCTGCTCACAATAAATGATGATTTTTCCAACGATTTCATGGGCATCACGGAACGGAGTGCCTTTTGCGACTAAATAATCCGCTACTTCTGTTGCATTCAGAAATCCACTTTTAATCGCCGCTTTCATGTGATCTTCATGTACCTGTAGAGTGTCGATCATTTTAGACATGATTTCCAAGCAATCAAGTACTGTATCAAGCGCGTCAAAGAATTGTTCTTTGTCTTCCTGCATGTCTTTATTATATGTTAATGGCAATCCTTTCAACGTCGTGAGTAAAGCGAATAGAGA encodes the following:
- a CDS encoding enoyl-ACP reductase FabI codes for the protein MVDLLKLSGKNIVIMGVANERSIGWGVAKALFSVGANVIFTYRKDRSRDKLEKALAKSEFTATQIVQCDVNSDESIEQAFKAIGEHVGVIHGVVHSIAFAHQQDLHNPFVETTREGYAFAQDSSAYSLVAAAREARHYMTEGGAIITMSYLGAERVLEGYNVMGVAKAALEASVRYLASELGEKNIRVNAISAGAVRTLSAKGVPSFNTILSQIEERAPLKRNVMPEEVSDMTVAMLSNLSSGVTGEVIYVDAGYHIMG
- the argC gene encoding N-acetyl-gamma-glutamyl-phosphate reductase; the protein is MALKVGIVGASGYGGLELIRLLQNHPEIEQIDLYTSSEVGAVFSQKYPHLVNIHDQPMKAIEPEHISKLDTVFFSTPAGVTTKLLPSLVGAGAKLIDLSGDFRLKDQATFEQWYQKDAPPLEHLEKSVYGLPEWNKQHIADAEIIANPGCYPTAVLLSLLPLLKNKLIDGSRLIIDAKSGVSGAGNKPSQATHFSETNENFSIYKIHQHQHIPEIEQAMNAFADQPEPITFTTHLVPMTRGIMTTSYAKVNGQVTQEQLINCLQETYKDSPFVRILTDVQRISTKQVYGSNYCDIHVKVDPRTNQATIIAVIDNVVKGAAGQAIQNMNIQYGLNEKTGIDIIPLWI
- the brnQ gene encoding branched-chain amino acid transport system II carrier protein; the protein is MNRFTKLDTFKLGLTMFALFFGAGNMIFPPLLGQLAGTQTWITLAGFLITGVGLPYLGIIAVTMSGNQLSDLAGRASPLFAMIFPFVIYLALGPFFGVPRTATVSFEIAVSPFVPDSYARLALALFSILFFAVTIWLSFKPNKIVDRFGSILTPILLAIVTLIVVTGIINPVGEAGAPQGSYAEDYFYKGFIEGYGTMDAMAALVFAIIVINAVKAKGITDRKAITSITMKAGSIAVLGLSFVYAGLAYLGMTSRSVAEGAANGGDILAKLAYALMGNNGLYLLGLAVTLACLTTSVGLTTASATYLSKVVPKISYKAFVFIICSFSMIVANVGLTQLLAVTIPVLVGVYPLAIVLITFRLLHPLFKGYHEVYNYGLLAAGLIGFFDVLRAFNIDLVPVTYILEFLPLYEQGVGWILPAIVFGAIGYIVASVQGKPRVE